Part of the Debaryomyces hansenii CBS767 chromosome C complete sequence genome is shown below.
atacaaatgtTGCTCCTggttttaataattctagCAGCAACCGTGGCGAGAGCATAACAAACAATACCAAAGCGATAAACAATGCTAATATGTCCAATAATACTACCAATTCATCCTTTTCAGCACCATCAAATAAAAACGCACAAGCATCTAAGCTTAATTCTGATTCACATGAGCACGCCGATAATGAGCCAGGCAACCAAACATACAGTTCATTGGACCCAGCAAGCAGTCCTAACACTCCTGATTTGAATGGTCCAAGATCATTAAGTTCACAATTAAATCAAGCAACACAACCAACATTTGGTGCTTCAATCGAAAATGTAATTCAATTTGCAGGCATTGATAATGTTCCATTGGTAGTCAAAAAATGTATTGAAGTAATCGAGAATTACGGCATGGACATCGAGGGGATATATAGAAAGAGTGGTAATGTTACTACAGTccaaaatttgaaagattctattgatcaaaaatttactaattatttgttgatagGTAATAATATCGATCCAAATAATGTATTGGATGCTGACATATATTGCATtgcatcattattaaagtGTTATTTTACTAGTTTGCCAGAGCCATTATTGACtaaagaatattatcaGTCGTTTATTGAAACGGTCAAATCCTTGGATGAAACCTATATCGCCAAAAAATTACATCATTTAGTTTTCAATTTACCTGATGGTGCTTATTTTACATTAAGAGCTTTGATATTCCATTTAAATAAAGTTGCAGCTGATGAAGCTCCAAATAGAATGACAACCAAGAGTTTAGCCATAATATGGGGACCGGCATTGTTGAATGATAATTCAATGAGCCCTCAAGATTTAAGTTATAAAAGTAAAGTTATTGAAGAGTTGATGCTTATTgctaatgaaatttttgataccGATGATTAATGCATTTCTATCACTGTTAGtttgtatttataatattttgaaatattattgtttttgTCTTGTTTGtgattaaatatattcctaattttatatactaATACATTAAGTAAGGAACATTTTGCTTCTGTTTGTTATCCTCACCAGCACTATTATTACCAGTATTCTTGTTAGCATTACTGGAAATATCATTACCAGGACTCTGGTAATTATCTCTTACATGCCTGTCATTGTTCCTATTCGTTGAGAAGTTAAACCTAGGTGGTTTCGTGACTTTATGACTTGTGTTAAGGTTCTTAACTTTGAAGTTGTTTTTGTAtgctaattctttttctgcATCCTGTCTCTTTATTTCCTCcaattctaattctttttggcgtttttcttcttctagtTGTTTTgcatattcttcatcacttATACCTAATAGTATTCTTTTTgtattctttaattcatcctttaattctttatgGAATTCTGGCGAGTCTATTATTTTCTCTTGAATATCTTTATCCACTATACTCAATAAGCTATTATCGTTTTTGGAATTTACTGTTTTTTGTTGCATATGATCATTTATAATACCACCCTGTATCAATGCTCCCATTTTACCCttattcttcattagtATTGAGGGGTCattttttatcttatttTCGAccattaatttcaatttcaatagcaAATTCGAATGAGTTTCTGACTTTTTAAAATCCTCTAATAATAGCTTTCTACGTTGATCGAACGACCCGTTCTTCTTATAAACCGCTGTAAGCTGCTTTGGATCATTTATTTCTGTTATACTTGGGGTATTAGATGAATTACCATCTGCATTTTCTGTCATTTTGATTAGTTATgttttaatataatttatttagCATacaattttctaattcttctaaatcGCGAtaacaaaataaaaagattaTACCATTAACTATTATACAACTTAATACCCGAGCGAATAGAACATTACAAGTATAAGACATATTATGACCGAAGAGACTAGGTCAGAAGTATTAGATTTTGGTGGTGCAAactcttcaatttctaaaaCCCCGACTTCATCTCATTTATCTAATAACCACTCGAGACATGAGTCTAGTCTTCgaaatgataataaacGAAAGAAGCCGAATATAAAACAGGTTAACAAATCACATTTGTCAGCTCAAAAAGAAAAGGTTAAGATACTAGTACATCAGGTCATAGACTTGATTTTACAAGAATCAAAGCTCGAATACAGCTTCGATATATACTACAGAGGTGTTGAATCCTTGTGCAGATTCAAGCATATTGAGCAATCAATATTGGCAgatcatttgaaattaaaattggaaGACCATTTCCATTATCATATAAAGCCTGATATTACAAGGATCTTAGAGGATAATCTGTTAACATTAAGTGAATCAATAACGAAATACTTGgaaatatatgaaaaatggaaacaTAAGCTTCAGTTGTTGAGTAAgttgtttctttatttggATCGGTGTTATTTAATGCAACAtccttcaagaaaaatgatcTTAGAACTCGGGATGACGTTGTTTGTTGAGGGGCTCCTAGcggataataatgaaggcACTAATAGATTAGCTGATATCACTCTTCGCAAGCATATACAATTGTTAAAAAAGGTTGGcgaatttgaagatatcaGAGATTTAAAACTTGCTAAACATCTATCAACGGTATTagtgaaattgaatttcaatCACCAAATAAGGCTACATACCGATCTTATAAATCTGATAATATCGcattataattcattaaaagaCTTGTGGATTGAAAAGCCTGAAACATACATACATATAGCTTTAACAAAGATATCAAGGGAAATGACCTTTTTTAAGGATTGTGGTTACGAGAGAGAGTTTTTGATAGAATTTTTACTGAAACTCAAGTGgattctaatttttcaaaatttcaatacaATGATTAGGAGCTGTATACCCTTCATGGTACatgataaaaatttgaagcAGTTTGAAATCATATATGATTATTGTGGGAGATCCTTAGACGAATATCAACTAGATGCAATgtcaatttttgtttatgaATGGGGTCAGCATATAATACACTCAATTAAGGAGATAATCGATAGTAATAAGTCAAACCTGAAAAAGATAATTCCATTATTAGTTGAATCcaatttgaaatacaaAAGCATTGCTGGTGACAAATTTAACaagaatgaattatttgaatttgaagtcAGAAAGTCCTTTACGAAATCGTTCAATGAGAAGAAGATTAatactttaataatattccaGTTATGTAAGTATTGTGAttcattcttcaagaatattaataaaaaatcGAACAAGGATGAAAGTATAAATTTATCCTTCAATGAATTTCAACAACATGTATTGATTATCTTTAAGGCtctaaataataaaaatgacTTCATTTCTCATTACAAGAAGGAGTTGTCGAAGAGATTACTTTTAGGAAAATCCCCGAGTTATAGTTTAGAAAGGAAGTTAGTAGAATCATTCTTGAAGCTTATTGGTGAAGGAGAAGAAACTGTTGGTTTGCAAATAATGTTTAAAGATCTAGAGTTgtcaaaagaaaaatattctctGATGACTTTGGATGACAGCACTGTTGATTTTACTGCTTTAGTCTTAGAACAAAAGCATTGGCCTGAAATGCCTAAATTGGACTCAGATATTATTCTACTGCCTCAGCTTACAACCATACTTGATAGTTTTACTGCGTTGTATCACAATTCGGacgaaaaattaaaaaaccGTACTCTTGATTGGAGTCATTATCCTTTGCATCAATTAACCATCAAAGCGAACTTTGATAATGGCGAAAAGGAATTAGACGTAAATTTGTTACAGGCAATTGtcattttattattcaatgacAAGAACAGCTATACTTACGACGAAATATTTGCACTTTCGAATATAAGTGAtaagttattgaaaaaggTACTAGGGTCATTATCGTCTGATAAATACAGAATATTACTTAAGGATAATGCAACGTActcattcaattcaaaatttacGGATAAAgcaacaaaaataaaaattacTCTTTCAAAAGATAGAGAAATATCAACTGGCTTGTTTGATAGCGACGCAACAAAGGCGcttgaaagaaatagaagTGTTGAATTTAGAAGCGCCTTAGTTCGGGTGATGAAAAGTGCCAAACGAATCTCGTATCTAGATTTATTGACCCAAACCCTACCATTAGTAGAAAAAAACGGGCCATGTACCATAGCAGACCTTAAGTCCAATCTTGAGTACTTAATAGAGAATGAATTCGTTAAAAGAGAACTTGACGGTCAATCACTTTCTTATATACCCTAATACACTTACATGAATGTAAATATTACTCTAgtgtttattatttcaatgaaatcCAACtatgtaaataaataatatagcACATAATTCCATATAACTAAGTATGCATAATTAGACAGGAACTTCTTCTGGATCTGGATTGTAAATCCAGTGTTGACCAAAGTATGGAATTTTAGAGTAGAAAGTATCCTTGAATAATGGGATACCTTCTGTGAAAGTGGCAACACCTGCAGCAGCAGCACCTCCCCAAAGGATCAAGTTAGGTGTGTATTGCTTAATAAGTGGCAAGTTTAAACCAGCAAAGGTTTTAACTGTCTTGTAAGCTGGAGCTCTAATGTACTTAATTTTTCACGTTAGTAAATTTCATCTTAATACGCTTCGAAACGAATCATCTCCCAAATGCTTAAGTCCTTctaataatcaataatactTACAGaaaccatttttcaatatttattaaagataaCTGTAGTTAGTTGGAGCAGAATGTTTTATTATATCAATTGTAGTGGATTAATTTAATTGGAATTCGATTGGCTGAAAAATAGCACGTGATTTGTTTTATAGAATGAAGTATACGATGCCTACCTACCAAAGAACGAATCGTTCACAGAGCAGATAGCCCAAGATATCTAAAGCTTCTATGGCCAGAGATTCGTCTACAGTAGCTAGTGGTAtacaataatttaaatttttgactataaaatatgaatatatagCCATCacaaatgatgatgaaatatacCTTAATTAACGTAGGCAGTTAAAGCAATAGTAGCTTCGTCGAAAGGTCTCTATCATTTCAATTATGAACCACATTCAACCAGATATATGTACTATTGAAGCAAGAAATCACGATGgtaaaaataagaataaaaaaCAATGCATGTGTACTAAGAAGATTTCCGGCACGACTGTACTCTTAGACTCGTGGGCTCTTAACAAGCATCAGGCTGGGCGAGGATATAGTCGACGGTCTGACCAACAGTCTTTAATGTGTCGGCTTCGTGATCTGGGATTTGGATGTTAAATTCGTGTTCCACTTCCATGACCACTTCGACAACGTCTAACGAGTCCAAACCCAAGTCTTGTACAAACGCACTTTCTTCAGTGATTTCCTTAGCGCTATCGACCTTATCGTATCcttctaataattccaCGATTCTCTCTTTGGCAAGATCTCTAGATAAAGCTGGGAACCCAGCGTAGAAACGAACAAATGATGGTTTTGTTATGGAAATTGCTGCAGGTGCAATTGGCTGTCTAACTAATGGTGTTCTAAGGCTTCTGAATAAAGTAGATCTAAACATAATGTATCTAATGTGTTTGATTTGTAGTGTTTAATAGTCTGTTTAGTAAAATTAATCAGTTTTAAGTGGTTGTTGAAGTTTTGAACATCGCTAACAAAAGCGCACGACCTTTTTATTCTGcgattaatttttcaatgcCGGGACTTAAATCAGCACACTATCGACATTAGAGTAGACAAACGGCACCAAATAACGGAATGATTAGATCATTGGtaaatatttacaagacTCCAATCAAGTCTGTATCCACCTTCAGCAGAGTAGCACCTGTTACGTCTTATTTGGCGTCTATCAGAAGTAATATTCCTATAAATAACCAGTTCAGTCTTTTGAACCAACAAAAAAGATATGCCACGTTAAACCAAATAAAGAGTGGTAGACATGGAAAACCTGTCAAGCCATACGTTTCCAAAGCACCACATTTGGATACAAACCCATTTAAAAAAGGGGTTGTTTTGCGTGTTATGATTGTGAAGCCAAAGAAACCAAATTCAGCACAAAGAAAGTGTTGTCGTGTAAGATTATCAAACGGTAACGTTATTTCGTGTTTAATTCCAGGAGAAGGACATAATTTACAAGAGCATCATGTTGTGTTAGTGAGAGGAGGAAGAGTGCAAGATTTGCCAGGTGTGAAATATCGTTTGGTGAGAGGAGCATTTGATTTAGCAGGTGTGGCTAACAGAACTACGTCGAGATCAAAATACGGTGTTAAGAAGCCCAAGGATAGTTAGGTAATAAAGGTGCTGTACAaagtatatattttgataagtctgtaaatatttaataaactAAATTCGGTAAATTTATTGGTTTCTGTTGCACAAAACAAGTGTGAACAAATCGTTACTGATTATACATAAAAGTCTAGTATGTTATCTTCAAGGCTCAAACCCTGGTTGAGTCGAATCTTCTACCACTGGCTGTCTTTCTGTTTTCAATCGCTTTACCGTCATCGTCGATATTTTCTGGCTTAGCTCTGTTTAAGACCTTCAAGAATTCTTTAACTCTAAATCTCATTCTCGAATGCATGTACGCTTTAGAACATTTaatatgataatgaaagtAGTTTCTGAAGAACTGAATATGAGAAATACAATTATCTCTTCTGTCCCCTTTAATTAAATGTCTAGgaaataaaacaaatgTAACGTAACCCTTGTTATCATCGTCATAATTCTTAACCACACGTTGAATATCCAACGGAGGTACCTTGTGGGAATATAATACTTGTGGGGCATTTTGAACTGATCTTTTTCTTGCATCGACGAATTCTTGGAGGAAAACTTTACCGAAGATTTTATCTGTTTCATCTTTGAAAATAGTAGAGAAAATTACGGTAACTCTGTCGAAGGAAGGCTTGATGTAAATGCTCTCATCTGAACCACGATAATTAATAGTTAACACCTGttcattctttaattcaCTTTGAATCTCCTCGGCATACGTGTTACTGCTAGCGTATGTTTCACTTAACTCGTCATATCTGCTAAAGGCTTGTTCGAATGGGGCAGCCATGCAATgtcttttcaaaaatgataaatcttcaatcaattgattcttAAATTCATCGTCTTTACTACTTAATTGACTCAAATCTAAAACCATTGAGTAATTATAATTAGACTCGATATCTTTGCTCGGTAAAGTGGTCAAAGGTCCTTCGTATTTGGAATACTTGTTTCCCAAGTAGGCTTCGACCCCATAATTAACCAAATCACTCCAGCACTTTAAGTATACAGAAATAAGGATCAATTCTCTATTATCTGGTAATGTCGAAATATGGTACGTAGTAAAATCAAAATCGGAAACAATTCTATCTAAAGATTTCAAAGGAGCATCCGGACTAGGAAATATTCTATCCGTCAAagtattttgaatcaataaGTTATTATGTTCTATTTGTAACATTATAATTGTCTTTGAAGATGTTATTTCTGTTCTAAAGTATCCTTTATTGATCAAGGGTTAACTCGATTTCATTCAGAATAAAAATGTCGCGCGACATGTCTGTATAATATAGAGAATACCTATGGCTACGAGATACACTTCATTAGTAGGCTAACAATTCTACAAACTACTAATTAGGGATGTCTCGATAGTGTATTTCGATATAGTATAATTTATACATACATAACACAATTAATAAAGGTGTATAACAATACATAACTACAAAGTTATAAGAAATGAAGCAGAAACCTCTTTAAGTTCGTCAAAGATATAAGAACCTTTGAATGTAAACCCAATTCTTCAAGGATAGCAGATGTAATTAcaatataaaatctttGTTTGTGTTCTTGTTTTTACTaatagttaataaattaacaTAGTGgaaaatataatacaaatatgTTTCGATAATAAATTCTATTGAACATCATTAAATCACAATTATCGATTAACGCTGTTTCTATTGGAATTCATTAGCCCGCCTCTATGCAACGCAGGAGCTTGAACCTTTCCTTTCAATAGAGAGCGGACACTCTCTTTTGGAGGTTTGGCAGTGGTAGTTGAGGAATTAACACTATTGGATCTGCTTAAGttctttttgttcttttgCTCTTCGAGTTCTTCCAACTTCTTTGTTACAAATTTATCCATATGAGGATCAATATCTCTATGATTCACCAACCACGGATGCTTTAACAACGTAGCATATGAAGGTCTCAAATCGGGGTTTTTATTTAAACAACTCTTGATAAACAATTGAGCGTCTTTAGAGAATGCTTTAGGATCCAATCTTGGAGGGTCACCGTCAACGATGGCACTTAATTGGGAAAATATGTTACCATAAGTTTCAGATGGATAAGGATAATGACCTGCTGCGATTTCCAAAATACTTAATCCTAAAGACCAAATATCGGACTGAACAGAATAGGTATTGTCGGTTGGACTTAACGACTTAATTCTTTCCGGGGCCATATAGGACTGACAACCAATATTAGTTTTCGCTAACGACGCAACTAAATTACCACTAACTCCAAAATCACATAACTTTACTTTTCCTAGAGAATTGACCAAAATGTTCGTAGGTTTCACGTCTCTGTGAATAATATTATGCTCATCcttcaattccttcaatCCTCTGATAACGCATTCGGTTATATATGCAAGACATGCTTCATCATTGACACCATCATCCTTTCCATATATCTTATCCAACGAACCTCCATCCATATACTCCATACACATATAAACAGCTCCTTCAACAAAGAAAGCTCCATAgaaatcaacaatataTGGCGAGTCACATTTATGTAAGATTTCCAATTCCATTAAGATTTGAGTGAATTTTGTTTCATCCAATTCTAATCTAACTTCTTTCATGGCCATTAGTACACCCGTTGGCTTATGCAAAACCTTCAGAACAACACCATAATTACCATGTCCTAGTTCTTCTAAGAATTCCAATTCCTCTAACGAGATCCGGAACAGCAATCCTGACAGGAAATCAATCCCCTTTGAATGTAACGAGGCCTTACCAGCAAAATTTAACGAGCCAGATTTTATATCAACGTATTTCGaataatttgcaaataATCCTTGCAACTGAGGCTTCTTGGATTGATTTGTTTCATTGTTAGTGGCCATGGTAGACGATGATCCagaagaattcaatgaTGAGATAGtcgaatttgaatttgaatttgaagtgGATTGTGGATTCATGCCACTAACTCCAGGACCTCCTGTATTAgccaaattcaatttgaagttaggtttattttttctttctgaTACTCTTCTTGTTAAGTCGCCAGTAGTGTTCATGGCATTGTTATCAAGGACACTTCCCTTTGGTGCGTTCAGAAACACCAGGCTCTCTTTACCATCACCTATAGGGCTCGTGTCATCCGGAGAGCTAGCACTAGTGGGACTACTCATTTCACTTAAATTAAGCTTCATTCCTCTTCTTTGGGATAAAGACGGCTTCTTCAGTAACTCAAATGGTAGCTGTTGTGGTTCTTGTTTCTTTAAACTCGACGTTCTAGAAATGCCTTGACCCATAACTTGACTCATAGATTGGCCCATACTTCGGTTTACACTATGGTTCGTATTCTGAATATTTTCTGTTTCCATCGGAGAAGGAATCAAGCCTGGATCGCTAGTATCTCCCAGAGAGTAAGATCTTTGTTGTAACAGCATAGTTGGCAATGTGGGTAAAGGTGGTAATGGTGGTAATGGTTTGTCTGGCGCTTCACTCAAATGGCTCgtagattttgaaattggatTCAACGCACCATGACCGCCATTCACTGGCTTTGTTCTCTTTTGTTGGAACGCCAATATCCTGGCCTGAATATCACCATTTATCTGTGAATGTGATACCCTCTGTGGCGACTGAGTGCTCTCAGTATTGACCGCCTTAGGCGTTCGGATATTTAGGTTTTCAAAACCTGGACTCAAGTTGCCCGACGTATCATTTGCATCACTCATTGACGTGTGTCGCTATTCTGTTCGTTATCTCAACTTTAACCGACGTAATGATGGCAGAATCACTCAAAATTGCTAGTACTAAATGTAGATATGTTACAATAGCACCTCGACGTCTGTCTCTATAATGTATATCCTTTTGCTTATTTGCGTTTCGCCAAATAACCAACACTGACTAGACACCTTCTGCTATTTGTGAATGGGTGTTTTGCTAAAAAATTCGAAGTATTCTGCTGTGTTAAACCCGACGGTTCTTTGTTTGTCGTCGAAATTTTCTTATTCGTTTCTTGGTTACACTAAAATGGTGTCAACGCCTGATTTGTTTTCCGAATAATCAACTTTTCCTTTGTTATAATAATACTCTTGAAATATCTATAAATCTATTCCCACGTTAACAAGCTTGTAATTTTACTAATAATACTATGTATTTTCAAGAGACTTTGTTtcagaaaattattttctgtGAGTATTGgagaatttatttttaattacTAACAGAAAACTATGAACCCAAATGAAAGCAAATATACGGATACTTGATGGAGAAAAGACCTACAAGCAGCTTACAGCGATATATGTAAACGTACATCAACGAACGTTCGAAGTAGCTAGTTCCTGTAGCAATTGCAATATGGGCCCATGCTATTGTCACTGTCCCATGCAATCCGAAAAAGCGCATTTGGGAGCTTCAATACAGGCTGAACATCAGTAACCCCTGCGTTTCTATCCACACATTTGTTATAGTAGGAACATCGAAACACCTATTGTGAATAAACCAATCGGTTGGATAACAAATCTAGTATCCGTAATTTTGTTGTAGGCGTATGTGGAGTTTAGTAACATAAACCCTAAAGTATTTAGAGGCGTCTCCCAACTACGAAACCACTGCGATCGACACCAGCAAGTTCTCCCAACTATAAAAGATGAAGCCGCGAAGTGCCATTACGACGCATCGCGTATAGCACATTTGGGGAGCTCTTTCCGCTTACAAAAATGAACGGGAATCGATTGGGACTACATATTAACGATAACTACAGGGGTATGGAACGGAATACGATATAGTTAATATAACGAATTCTCGCCCTCGACGTGGACCGTTTGGGACTCCTCGGATACCAGGGTATATTCCAGGGTGTATGATATGCCGGTCACAAGACGCCTCTAGGAGCAATCATTCGCTAGTTGAGTATAAGGATGATTAATAAGACTTGGTGAATAATAGGAGCGCGACATTGGCGACATGACGAAGAATACCTAGAGAGATACTTTCGATATTGCGACATTCCGGTTTCGTGGTAGAGATTACGGGATTGTTCGCCCAATGGGTTGATGAGCGGCTGCGAAAGTCTTATTGTTACCATGCATGTAACGCACTGtgtaaagaaaaagataatTGAGGCGTTTCAGTAAGGGTAGACTGGATAAGCCAGTAGAATCAGTTGGGTTGGGTGTGGAAGAAATACTTAATAAGGATATATGCCGTGGGCGTCCGCCTCTGATGAGTATTTTATTGCTCAATTAGTCCATGATTCTTGATTGACAGAAAAGAACAAAAGATTACTATATACGGTGCAAGCGAAACCTAGAAATAGAATTAGTTACGAGAAGGTCAATTAGGGGctttatttttgttgataaatcGGATAATTTATCAGATTAATTCCGTACAAAGTATGCAAGGCCCTATTAGTTTGGGGACGAATTAAGCagttgaaatataaatatgcCCTTAAAAAAACGCGGAACGGGATAGATAATAGGTACCGGGACCGATTGTAGGTGTTGTAGTCGCTGTAGTATACCTCATGCGTTGAAATCGATGCGCTGTGGTGAGGCAAACAGTAGTGAAAGGGGTATTGCGATAAAGACTACGACCAAATTAGGCAGCTATACTATGAAGTGCCGTGGGGGCTAGCTGTTATTTGTGCTGGATGTCAGAATCAATGCGGTATGATGACTTCTATTTTTATATACACCCTTCATGCTCGGATATATGATTTCGCCAGGGcactaatttttcaatccTGAGTCTTGTTAGAAAAGGCGTATATTCGTATAATAAGCCTCTGGTAATAGGAACTCAATACCCCCGTACTAAGTGTAGTGGATCGCCAGAAGCATTTTTTGTTTGTTGTAACGGTTAATAGACGCTATTGGACCCTACATGAGCGATGCTAGATTACACGTCCAGATCAACGATTACGATACATATCAAACACATACACTGAAGCTAgatcaattatataatgATGTTGTTCAGGTACCAATCATAAGGATTTTTGGGTCGTTGTCTGTGGGTATAGATGATGGCGATGAAAGAAGTGATAATGATCATACGAAGCATAGCGGTTCAAATAAGCCGGTCAAATTCCTCTCGTACAATGTGTTAGTTCATGTTCACAATTACTACCCGTATTTGTACGTTGACTGCTTTGAGAATGAGGCATTGTTGAGGTCGGAAAACTATATAAACCAGTTGGTGGAATACCTTGAAAATAGCTTACAGCAATCATTTCGTCGAAAGAAgggtgaagaagaagaagaagaagaagagacGATAGACGTGGATGTGGATTCGGGTGGGGGGGAAAGAAAGTTCATTGCTAAGGTGGCAATATGTAAAGGTTCTCCAATTTACGGATATCAAGTTGGATACAAGCTCTTCTACAAGATCTCGTTGCTTTCTCCGTTGTACAAGACCAGGCTTACCACGCTTTTCCATGACAAGAACATCAATATTTGCGAATTCAGCTCTAGTTTTGACAAGGGTACGAAAAAGTCGTATGCGGTAAATGTATACGAGGCACATATTCCGTATTTGCTTCAGTTTTTAGctgatttcaatttgtttGGGTGTGGGTGGTTAGAAATCGACAACACTTATTTCAGATACCCCATTTTAAACGATAATACCGATATAGACACCACTCACCTCAAATCGTATTTGAAGCTGTTCATCAACCATAACAATATACTCGAAGGACTGAAATTTGCTCGAATTGGCAGGTCTTTGTTAGAATTTGATATCAAGACAGAGAGCATTCACAACAGAAGTTATATAAAACAGCGACATTTGCACCATGAGTTCGTTGAAAATCGTAGTTTTAATTCTGGGATACCGaacaatgaaatatatttatcttcattaaatcaTATCTACAAGgatttgaaatatcaatGTGAATCAAGAGGCTCAAAAATGACTGAATCGCAGTTTTCGCAGAATAATTTAGGCTTGGGTGGAACCTTTTGGGAAAATCAATCTGAtttaaatgatttgatGAACTATGTAATTTCTCTTACTAAACCAAGCCCTACCAATAAATTGGATGcatatttcaagaaattcattGAGTCTGATAAGCTTTCTAAATTTCCAACAGCATTTGAGTTAATAGATATTGAGAAAATCTCCAGTTCGTCTGGTGgcatttcattattgaatttcaaTGACGATCTAATTAAGTGGAACGTTTATTCGTtcttatttgaagatgcaGTGATACTCAAAGATATCGCTACGCGTGAAGAAAGTGCTGTAATACgtgaagatgatattgTACCGGATTCTAAACCTTCGTTAGATTTAGAGTTCGATAGTGATGATTTCACGGATTCTGAACATGTTAATCCTGATGATAGAGTCGagaaaaatgatattgacCCTGCAGAACATGAGCGTGCTTGGAGTCAGCCTAATAAATCTGAC
Proteins encoded:
- a CDS encoding DEHA2C08514p (similar to uniprot|P53731 Saccharomyces cerevisiae YNR035c ARC35 Subunit of the ARP2/3 complex); translated protein: MLQIEHNNLLIQNTLTDRIFPSPDAPLKSLDRIVSDFDFTTYHISTLPDNRELILISVYLKCWSDLVNYGVEAYLGNKYSKYEGPLTTLPSKDIESNYNYSMVLDLSQLSSKDDEFKNQLIEDLSFLKRHCMAAPFEQAFSRYDELSETYASSNTYAEEIQSELKNEQVLTINYRGSDESIYIKPSFDRVTVIFSTIFKDETDKIFGKVFLQEFVDARKRSVQNAPQVLYSHKVPPLDIQRVVKNYDDDNKGYVTFVLFPRHLIKGDRRDNCISHIQFFRNYFHYHIKCSKAYMHSRMRFRVKEFLKVLNRAKPENIDDDGKAIENRKTASGRRFDSTRV
- a CDS encoding DEHA2C08536p (similar to uniprot|P08018 Saccharomyces cerevisiae YJL128c PBS2 MAP kinase kinase that plays a pivotal role in the osmosensing signal-transduction pathway) — translated: MSDANDTSGNLSPGFENLNIRTPKAVNTESTQSPQRVSHSQINGDIQARILAFQQKRTKPVNGGHGALNPISKSTSHLSEAPDKPLPPLPPLPTLPTMSLQQRSYSSGDTSDPGLIPSPMETENIQNTNHSVNRSMGQSMSQVMGQGISRTSSLKKQEPQQLPFELSKKPSLSQRRGMKLNLSEMSSPTSASSPDDTSPIGDGKESSVFSNAPKGSVLDNNAMNTTGDLTRRVSERKNKPNFKLNLANTGGPGVSGMNPQSTSNSNSNSTISSLNSSGSSSTMATNNETNQSKKPQLQGLFANYSKYVDIKSGSLNFAGKASLHSKGIDFSSGLSFRISLEELEFLEELGHGNYGVVSKVLHKPTGVLMAMKEVRLELDETKFTQILMELEILHKCDSPYIVDFYGAFFVEGAVYMCMEYMDGGSLDKIYGKDDGVNDEACLAYITECVIRGLKELKDEHNIIHRDVKPTNILVNSLGKVKLCDFGVSGNLVASLAKTNIGCQSYMAPERIKSLSPTDNTYSVQSDIWSLGLSILEIAAGHYPYPSETYGNIFSQLSAIVDGDPPRLDPKAFSKDAQLFIKSCLNKNPDLRPSYATLLKHPWLVNHRDIDPHMDKFVTKKLEELEEQKNKKNLSRSNSVNSSTTTAKPPKESVRSLLKGKVQAPALHRGGLMNSNRNSVNR